Genomic window (Microbacterium oxydans):
TGTAGTGGCGCGGCACCGTCGCGACGACGGCGTCTCCCGCGGCCTTGGTCTGCCCGTAGACGCCGAGCGGCTGCACCGGGTCGGCCTCGGTGTACGGGCTCTCCTTGCTGCCGTCGAAGACGTAGTCGCTGGACACGTGCACGAGGGTGATGCCGTTCTCGGTGGCGATGCGGGCGAGCGCCGCGACGCCGTTCACGTTGGCGGCCCACGCGTTCTCGCGCCCCTCGGGGGTCTCCGCGAGGTCGACGGCCGTGTACGCGGCCGCGTTGACGATCGCCCCGTAGTCGCGCCAGCGGCGGGCGGACAGCAGGTCGGCGGCGCCCAGATCGAGGGTCTCCCTCGTCGTGTACTCGATGTGCTCCGCATCGCCGAGCAGCTCTCGCAGCGCGAGTCCGAGCTGTCCCGCGGCGCCCAGCACGAGCACCTTCCGCGGGCCGATCGGCGTCACGTCGGCGAGCCGCGGGTGGGCGAGGTCCTTCGCGGACACCTCGACCTCCGCGAGCGGGATGGGCCAGGCGATGGCCGCGGTCTCGTCCGCGAGGTTCAGGAACGAGTACTCCGCGTCGGGCGACCAGTGGTCGTTGACCAGGTAGGTGTAGGCGGTGTCGGCCTCGAGCGTCTGGTACGAGTTGCCGACGCCGCGCGGCACCAGGATCGCCCGGGACGGATCGATCTCGGTCGTGAAGACCGTGCCGAACGTGTCACCCGCGCGCAGATCGACCCAGGCGCCGAAGATCTTCCCGGTCGCGACCGAGACCCATTTGTCCCAGGGCTCGGCGTGGATGCCGCGCGTGGTGCCGACCGCGTCGTTGAACGAGATGTTGTTCTGCACCGGGCCGAAGTCCGGGAGGCCGGCGGCGACCATCTTCTCGCGCTGCCAGTTCTCCTTGAACCAGCCGCGCGAGTCGCCGTGCACCGGCAGGTCCACGACGAGCAGACCGGGGATCGGCGTCTCGGTGACCGTGAGCGCCTTGCCGAACTCCGTCATCACTGCCCCTTGGCGGCGTAGAAGGACTCGGTGGCGTCCTTGGCCGGCGCCCACCAGGCCTCGTTGTCGCGGTACCACTCGATGGTGGAGGCGAGGCCCGACTCGAAGTCGGAGAACTGCGGCGCCCAGCCCAGCTCGGTGCGCAGCTTCGTGGAGTCGATCGCGTAGCGCAGGTCGTGGCCCGCCCGGTCGGTCACGTGGTCGTAGGCGTCCGCGGGCTGCCCCATCTGCGTGAGGATGAGCTCGACGACCGACTTGTTGTCCTTCTCGCCGTCGGCGCCGATCAGGTACGTCTCACCGATCTCGCCCTTCTCGAGGATGGTCAGCACGGCCGAGGAGTGATCGTCCGCGTGGATCCAGTCGCGCACGTTCTGGCCGGCACCGTAGAGCTTCGGGCGGATGCCGCGCAGCACGTTCGTGATCTGCCGCGGGATGAACTTCTCGACGTGCTGGTACGGACCGTAGTTGTTCGAGCAGTTCGAGAGGGTGGCCTGGACCCCGAAGGACCGCACCCAGGCGCGCACGAGGAGGTCGCTGCCGGCCTTGGTCGACGAGTACGGCGACGACGGGTTGTACGGCGTCTGCTCGGTGAACCGCTGCGGGTCGTCGAGCTCCAGGTCGCCGTAGACCTCGTCGGTCGAGATGTGGTGGAAACGGCGGTCGTGCCGACGCGCGGCCTCCAGCAGTGTGTACGTGCCGATGATGTTCGTGTCGAGGAACGGCCGCGGGTCGTGCAGCGAGTTGTCGTTGTGCGATTCGGCCGCGTAGTGCACCACCGCATCGACCTTCGCGAACAGGACATCGACGAGCTCGGGGTCGGCGATGTCGCCCTCGACGAACTCGACCCGATCCGCGGGGAGCCCGGCGAGCGATGCGCGGTTGCCCGCGTAGGTGAGCTTGTCGAGCACGGTCACGTGCGCGTCGGTGTGCTCCACGACGTGGTGCACGAAGTTCGATCCGATGAAGCCGGCGCCGCCGGTCACGAGCAGACGGGTCATCACTTGCCTCGTTCCAGGAGTGCGAGCAGGTACGAGCCGTACCCCGACTTCACGAGAGCCTCGGCGCGCACGCGCAGCTCGTCGTCGTCGAGGAAGCCCTGCCGCCAGGCGACCTCCTCCGGTACGCCGATCTTCATGCCGGTGCGCCGTTCCATCGTGCGGACGTAGTCGGCGGCATCCGTCATCTGATCGAACGTCCCGGTGTCGAGCCATGCCGTGCCGCGGGGGAGGACCTCGACCTGGAGCTTGCCGCGCTCCAGGTACTCGCGGTTCACGTCGGTGATCTCGTATTCGCCGCGCGCGCTCGGAGCGAGATCGCGGGCGATGTCGATCACGTCGTTGTCGTAGAAGTACAGCCCGGGCACCGCGTAGTTGCTCTGCGGAGCCGTCGGCTTCTCCTCCAGCGACACCGCCTGGCCCTCGTCGTCGAACGCCACGACGCCGTACGCCTCGGGCTCGGCGACCCAGTAGGCGAAGACCGCGCCGCCGTCGATGTCGGCGAAGCGCTTGAGCTGCGTGCCGAGGCCGGGGCCGTAGAGGAGGTTGTCGCCGAGCACCAGCGCGACGCTGTCGTCGCCGATGAAATCCGCCCCGATCGTGAACGCTTGGGCGAGCCCGTCCGGCGACTCCTGCTGCGCGAAGGTGAGCGAGATGCCGAACTGCGAGCCGTCTCCGAGCAGGCGCTCGAAATGGGCGGCGTCGTGCGGGGTCGTGATGATCAGGATCTCCCGGATGCCGGCGAGCATGAGCGTCGACAGCGGGTAGTAGACCATCGGCTTGTCGTACACCGGGATCAGCTGCTTCGAGACTCCCAGCGTGATCGGATGCAGTCGCGTGCCCGAACCGCCCGCCAGAATGATGCCCTTCATGATCCCCCTCGAGATACGTCGCTGTCCGTGGTGGCGTCACAGAAGGGACGGCCATCCCCTGCCGTCCGACGACCCCCACAGTCGTAGGGACGACTCTACCGGGTCGCATCCCGCGGGTGTGAGGGCTGCCGGAAACTCTCTCTTGTCAGGACCGCGCCCGAGGTCCATAGTTGGCTCGTGGAATTCGAGGGTGGTGCCTCGTTGTCTCTCACCTGGGCGCATCGTGCCGAGCAGTCGGCGCACGCCTGGGAGCAGAGTCACGCCAGGGGAGAGGTCCCGAGCATCTGGCCGTACGGACTGGATGCGCTGCGCGAGCATGCCGCGGTCGAGGTGATCGATCTCCCCGCCCCCGGTCGTGTCGCGCGGGCGCGGGCGCGGCTGGCTCTGGGACCACGTCCCGTCGACGGCCTCGCGCTCACCTGGGACGAGAACACCGCCTATCGTCTGCAGACCCTCCACCCGCGCGCGCACTTCGCCACCGGGGTGATCTGGCTGACGGATCTGGCCGGCGCCGGCGCGCCCCCGACCCGCCTGATCTCGATGCTGAGCGGGGCCGACTCCGTCTGGGTGCTCAGCGAGGCGCAGATCGTGCCGCTCCGGCAGGTGGTGGGCGCCCGGGGGGCGCAGGTCTTCGCGGTGCCCTTCGGCATCGACAGCGAGTTCTTCGGCACGCGTCCGTACCCGGATCGCGCGCGTGTGGTGAGCGTCGGCAACGACAGGGACCGCGATCCGGCCACCCTCTACGCCGCGCTCGCCCGGGTGCTCGCCGTGCGTCCGGACACCGAGGTGATCGTGCAGACGACCTCCGATCTCGCGCCGCCCGAGGGCGTGCGGGTGATCCGTCACATGCCGCACGCGGAGCTGCGCGATCTGTACGCGACCGCGAGCGTCGTCGTGACCTCGACCCGGCCGAACCTGCACGCCTCGGGCATGACGGTCGCGCTCGAAGCGCTCGCGACCGGCCGGCCGGTCGTCGTCACAGCGACCCCCGGAATGGATCAGTACGTGAGCGAGGGGCGCACCGGACACCTGGTTCCACCGGGAGAGCCGGGGGAGCTCGCCGCCGCCCTGCTGGGCCTGCTGGCCGATCCGACGCGCGCGGCCGAGCTCGGACGGAACGGCCGCGTCGAGGTGGAACGCCACTTCACGACGCAGATCATGGTCGCGGCCCTGGTCCAGGGCCTGCGGCAGCGGGTGTGAGAGTCGACGCGACCTAGCGCTTCGCGCCGCGCTTGACCCGCACCGCCTCCCGGAACGCGTCGGCGTGAGCCCGACCGGCGTCGGCCCAGTCGCGGCGTGAGAGGTCGGGTGAGCCGGTGAGCATCGTCGCGGCACGCCACGCCTCGACGACCGTCGGCGCGTCGAGGTCTCCGTCGTACATGAGCACCCAGTCCTGGCCGACCTCGCGTCCGAGGGCCTCGTTCGCCTCGTTGCGGGGCACGAGCACGGGGCGGTCCATGGACAGGGCGGCGAGGACGCTGCCCGAGTTGTGCATGAAGCGGTAGGCCAGCACGATGAGGTCGGACGACGTCGCGAGCTGGACGAGTTCCGCATCGCTGAGGAAGTCGAGGTGGAGGTCGACGCCGGGAAGATCCGCGGTCCGCTCCCGGAGGTCGTCGCCGAGCTCGGGGGTGGAGGGTCGCCCGCCGATCCGCAGGCTCAGCGCCGGTTCGGTCGCCACCGCCTCCGCATAGGCGTCGATGAACCCCTCCAGGCCCTTGTACCGGCGGATCCCGCCGAACGAGCCGAGCTGCCCGCGCACGCGCTCGGCGGAGGGGAACTTGGCGTACCAGCCCCGGTAGTCGCCGTGCAGGATCAGGCTGTGCGGCGTTCCGGCAGGGAGCGGAGTCGTCTCGTTGATGACGATCCGGTAGTCGGTGTGACGGTCGATGAAACGCAGCAGCCAGAGCCGCGGCGCGTTGTCGTCGGGGAGCTCGATGTTGTGCACCGTCCGCACCACGGCGATCCGTCGGGACAGGCGGTGCCGGAACACGAGCGCCGTCGTGAGGAGGAACTTCCCCGTGGACTTCCACCAGGTGGAGCCGTGCAGCTTCGCCTCCGGCCAGTGCCAATGGAAGGCGTCGTACCGGCCGAACAGCGCCGTCCCCCAGGAGAAGCGCAGGCGGGTGAGCCCCTCGGTGGCGCCCAGCGCCTCGTCGAGCATCTTGTTGTACGGGTTCGTCGTCGGGCGCGGTGCGCCGAGCGACTGCATCACGCGGATGCCCGAAGCGGGATCGGTCATGGTCGTGTCATCCTCCGATGGGCGACGGTACTCGTCGTAACGACGGCCGAGGGCGGCCGCGATCGTGCCGCGGCCCCGATGGACGAGACGCGTTCCTCTGGCGTGATGGGTGATGTTCGAGGTCAGCGCGCCGAAGGCCCGCCGCAGTCCGCCGACGATGATCCGGGCGATGCCGCCCACCATTGCGCGCACCCGGAGCAGCCCGCGACGGAACCTCCCGTCGGTCAGCTGCAGCTGGATCCGGGTGCCGGCGTTGGCCGAGCTGAACGCGCGCTGCGCCGCCCACGCCCGGCTGAGCCGCGCGGCGACGACGAGGTCTTCCGTCTCGGACTCGTTGCACCACACGATCCGGCCGCCTTGCCGCGCCAGCTGTCGGGAGAAGAGCGTGTCCTCCCCGCCGCCCAGGCCGAGTGACGGATCGAAGCGGAGCCCGAGCCGGCGGATGGCGCGCAGATCGAGCAGCAGGTTCCCCGCCGCAGCGACCTGCAGCACGGTGCCGGTCTGGCGGGGCGGTCGGCGGAAGGTGCCCGAGGCGAGCAGCCAGGGGTCGACGTCGTCGTCGAACACGGAGATGACGCGACCCATCACGGCGTCGGCGCCGTACTCGCGCCAGACCGAGACGAGTGCGGAGAGCCAGGCCTCCCGCGGGATCTCGTCGTCGTCGATGAACGCGACGAGGTCGCGGTCGGCGCACTCGTCCAGGATGCGGTTGCGCGCCGCGGCGATGCCCGGCGTCTGCTCGACCACGTAGCGGACCGGCAGGTCGGTGCCCGTCGCCACCTCTCGCGCCGAGCCCTCCGGGTCGTTGTCGACGACGAGCACGTCGATCTCGATGCCGAGGTCGGCGCACTCCGCGATGCGCGCGGGCAGCGTGCGCAGCAGCGCGTCGAGGAGTTCCGGTCGGCGGTACGTGGGCACGCCGATCGTCACAGCGATCACGTCGCTCGATTCCGGTCCCCTGGTCATCCGCCCCCATCCCCATGGCAGTCGTGCGCCTCGACTCCGACGCCGGCTCATCGTATCGTGAACCCGATGCCGGTCTCCGGAGGCACCTCTCGCGTATAGTCGTTCTCCTGGGAGTCGACGCCGGTCGCGACTCCGGGGAATTCGACCGGCGACCCGAAGCGATCCGTGACCCGGATCCGGGGGGAGGATCGCGTGTCAATCGTGCACGGGCGGTTTGCCGTGGTGGTCGTGAACTACGCCTCCACCGGCCTGCTGCGGCGCAATCTGGTGACCGTCGAGCGTGAAGCGCGGACGATCGATCCGGACGCGATCGTGATCGTGGTCGACAACTGGTCCGGAGCGCAGGAGCGTCGCGCCGTCGGCGACGTCGCGAAGGAGCACGGGTGGCTGCTGGTCGAGCCCGACACGAACTCGGGGTTCGGCGGCGGCGTGAACATCGGCGTGACGCGCGCGCTCGCCGAGGGGGCGACCGACGTCCTCGTCATCAACCCGGATGCGCACATCGACGGCGACTCGCTCCGCCTGCTCGCCGCCGCGACCGCTGACTCGCGCACCACCCTGGCCTCTCCCGTCATCGCCGACTCCGAGGGGCGCACCTGGTTCGCCGGCATCGACCTCCTCCTCGAGGACGGCACGATGCGTGCGCGTCGCAAGCGCGTCGCCGGTGACACGCAGCCGTTCGAGCCCTGGCTGAGCGGGGCCTGCCTGTGGATCACCCGCGAGCTGTGGGAGCTCTCCGGCGGCTTCGACGACGACTACTTCCTGTACTGGGAGGACGTCGACTTCTCCCGGAGGGTCGTGGCGGCCGGGGGTGAGCTCGCGCTCGTCGAGGACGCTCGGGCGGTGCACGACGAGGGCGGCACCCAGCGGGTCGAGCCCGAGGCGTCGCGCGCGAAATCCGAGGGCTACTACTACTACAACATCCGCAACCGGATGCTCTTCGCCGTGCGTCACCTCGACGACGCGGCCGTGCAGCGGTGGCGGCGCTCGATCCCGCGCACCGCCCGCGAGGTGATCCTCCGCGGCGGACGCCGGCAGCTCATCCAGTCGCCTGCCCCGATCCGCGCGTACCTCCGCGGCGTGCGCGAGGCGCGGCGGATCGCCAGGGTTCACGGGACGGACCAGAAGGGCAGGAAATGGTCGTAGACGCATATCACCGTCTCGCGCGGGCGCAAAAGGGGCATGCCCGGGGGGCGCCCGCGTACTCCGTCTACGTGAATCGGCGGATCGGGCGGGTCCTCGCCGCCGTCGCGTACCGGATCGGCCTCACGCCGAATCAGGTCTCGATCATCAGCGCCGTGCACTCCTTCGTGGCGATCGGCCTCATCGCGTTCGGTCCGGTGAACGTGCCGATGGGCATCCTGATCGCGGTGCTGCTCGTGCTCGGCTACGCCTGGGACTCGGCGGACGGGCAGGTCGCCCGACTGCGCGGGGGCGGGAGCGCGCAGGGCGAATGGCTCGATCATTTCATCGACACGCTCAAGATCGCCTCGCTGCACCTGGCGGTGCTGATCGGCCTCTACCGCGTCCTCCCGGAGACGCCGCTGCTCCTGCTGATCCCGATCGTGTTCAGCATCGTGGCCACGACGACGTTCTCGGGCATGCTCCTCAACGACCTGCTCAAGGGCAAGCACGCGGTCGCGTCGACGCACGAGCGCGGCGGTGGCACGCTCCTGCGCTCGCTCGTCCTCCTGCCCACCGACTTCGGCCTGGTGTGCCTGGTCTTCGTGCTGTGGGGCTGGACCCCGGCGTTCCTCGTCGGCTACGGCGCTCTCTGCGCCGCGGCGGTCCTGTTCCTCGCGCTCGCCGCGGTGAAGTGGTTCCGTGAGATCGGAAGGCTGGGTGCCGACGCATGACTGGCGAGAAGATCCTCGTGGTGTGCGCCGCCAACGTCTGCCGCTCGCCGCTCGCCGAGCTCGCGCTGCGGCGGGGTCTCGGGGCGGACTCCACGATCCAGGTCGACAGTGCCGGCATCCGCGCGACCGCCGGGGATCCGATCTGCACCCTCGTCGCGTCCGTCCATGAAGACGAGGAGTGGCGCGCGCAGGCGCAGACGCATCGCGCCAAGCCCGTCACGCTCGAACTCCTCGAGCAGTCGAGCATCGTCCTCGCCGCTTCGCGCGACATCCGCGGCGACCTGGTGCGGCTCGCCCCGCGATCACGGGACTGGATGTTCACGATCAAGGAGGCGGCTCATCTGGGCGCCGGCTTCTCCTCGTCGGCACCGGACCGGGTGGCGGAGTACGTCGCGCATCTCGACCGTGCGCGGTCTCGGGCCGTGCCGCTGGTCGGCTCCGACAGCGCCGGTGATCGATTCCGGCGGCTCCTCGGGATCCGCGACTCCGGCGACCCCGCCAGCATCGCCGACCGGCACGGAAGCCGCGGCCACCGCGACACCATCAGCGAGGTGGAAGCCGCGGTCGCCACGATCCTGGCCCAGCTCGGCGGGCAGCGTCGGCACGCATCCTGAGCGGGGTCTTGTGGATTCCCGCCCTGCGCACTACCATTAGCCGACGCCGCGTTCTGCGTGGTTGAAGGGGAATACCGAGGCCGAGGGGGCCTCGGCGGGGATTCTGGCTTGTGGGGAGCTGCAGTGTTCAACGTTTCATCATGCCGTTCTGGGGACGGCTCTTCGCGCAGACGTGGCGCGATGTTCATCGCGCCTCTGGTCGCGCTCGCACTCCTGACGGCAGGCTGCACCGCAGCCCCTGAGGCCTCGGAGTCTCCTGCGCCCGAGGGCACCAGCACGACCGACTGGACGGCACCCGCCGACCCGGAGGCCGAAGGGCCCACCGAGGCGCCGGCACTGACCGAGGAGAGCGGGAAGCTCGCGGAGCCGATCACCCTCTCCACCGACATGGTCGTCACGATCGACAAGATCGCGACCACGACCATCAAGCCGCAGACGCCCGGCGAGTACGCGGGCTCCGCGGTCGTCGTCACGATCTCGGTGGCCAACGACTCGAAGCGGGCGCAGAGCGTCGACTCGGCCGTGGTCAACCTCGTCACCGATGACGGTGACATCGGCGTCGCCACGACCGCCGGTGGGAACGATCCCCTCTCGGGGGAGCTCGCCGCGGGCTCCGAGGCGACGGGGACCTACGTCTTCATGCTCGACCCGACGAAGGGGCGCTCGGTGAAGATCAGCGTCAACTACGCCGCAGGAGAGCCGGTCGCGACCTTCGCCGGCCAGCTGTCCTGACACACGCTTTTCGCATCTCGCTGTAATCGGCAAAGCAACACACTCACACTTTCGAAGAAGAAAACTGGCGGCTGGGGAGTCACTATGGGGAACACATCGACCTCGAGGCGGGCGCTGAGCGCTCTCGCCTCCGTCGTGACGGCGGCGTTGCTCGTCGCGGGCATGACGACGTTGGGCGCGCAGGCGGCATCGGCGGACGTGCCGTCGACGCCACCGCCGCTGCTGCAGCGTGACGAGAACGTCGTCACGTCGGATCCGATTCCGACGGTGCAGATCGACAACGGCTATGTCTGGTCGCAGACCGTCATCGGCTCGACCGTGTACGCGGTGGGCAAGTTCGACAACGCCCGTGCGCCCCTGGCGGTGCCGGGAACGAGCCTGACGGCCCGCTCCAACGTGCTCGCCTACGACATCAACACCGGACAGCTGCTGTCGTTCGCGCCGCAGGTCAACGGTGTCATCAAGGCCGTCGCGGCCTCGCCCGACGGCAGCCGCATCTACATCGGCGGATCCTTCAACTCGGTCAACGGCCAGACGCGCTGGAACTTCGCGGCTCTCGACGCCGTCACCGGTCAGC
Coding sequences:
- a CDS encoding DUF4352 domain-containing protein produces the protein MFIAPLVALALLTAGCTAAPEASESPAPEGTSTTDWTAPADPEAEGPTEAPALTEESGKLAEPITLSTDMVVTIDKIATTTIKPQTPGEYAGSAVVVTISVANDSKRAQSVDSAVVNLVTDDGDIGVATTAGGNDPLSGELAAGSEATGTYVFMLDPTKGRSVKISVNYAAGEPVATFAGQLS
- a CDS encoding CDP-alcohol phosphatidyltransferase family protein, whose translation is MVVDAYHRLARAQKGHARGAPAYSVYVNRRIGRVLAAVAYRIGLTPNQVSIISAVHSFVAIGLIAFGPVNVPMGILIAVLLVLGYAWDSADGQVARLRGGGSAQGEWLDHFIDTLKIASLHLAVLIGLYRVLPETPLLLLIPIVFSIVATTTFSGMLLNDLLKGKHAVASTHERGGGTLLRSLVLLPTDFGLVCLVFVLWGWTPAFLVGYGALCAAAVLFLALAAVKWFREIGRLGADA
- the rfbA gene encoding glucose-1-phosphate thymidylyltransferase RfbA, whose protein sequence is MKGIILAGGSGTRLHPITLGVSKQLIPVYDKPMVYYPLSTLMLAGIREILIITTPHDAAHFERLLGDGSQFGISLTFAQQESPDGLAQAFTIGADFIGDDSVALVLGDNLLYGPGLGTQLKRFADIDGGAVFAYWVAEPEAYGVVAFDDEGQAVSLEEKPTAPQSNYAVPGLYFYDNDVIDIARDLAPSARGEYEITDVNREYLERGKLQVEVLPRGTAWLDTGTFDQMTDAADYVRTMERRTGMKIGVPEEVAWRQGFLDDDELRVRAEALVKSGYGSYLLALLERGK
- a CDS encoding bifunctional dTDP-4-dehydrorhamnose 3,5-epimerase family protein/NAD(P)-dependent oxidoreductase — encoded protein: MTEFGKALTVTETPIPGLLVVDLPVHGDSRGWFKENWQREKMVAAGLPDFGPVQNNISFNDAVGTTRGIHAEPWDKWVSVATGKIFGAWVDLRAGDTFGTVFTTEIDPSRAILVPRGVGNSYQTLEADTAYTYLVNDHWSPDAEYSFLNLADETAAIAWPIPLAEVEVSAKDLAHPRLADVTPIGPRKVLVLGAAGQLGLALRELLGDAEHIEYTTRETLDLGAADLLSARRWRDYGAIVNAAAYTAVDLAETPEGRENAWAANVNGVAALARIATENGITLVHVSSDYVFDGSKESPYTEADPVQPLGVYGQTKAAGDAVVATVPRHYIVRTSWVIGEGRNFVRTMASLAERGIAPRVVGDQIGRLTFTEDLASAIAHLLSSAAPFGVYNVTGAGASHSWADIARAVYRLTGHDPAAVTDVTTAEYFADQAGPIAPRPLNSVLDLSRIQATGWTPRDADAALEAYLAAKP
- a CDS encoding glycosyltransferase family 4 protein; the protein is MEFEGGASLSLTWAHRAEQSAHAWEQSHARGEVPSIWPYGLDALREHAAVEVIDLPAPGRVARARARLALGPRPVDGLALTWDENTAYRLQTLHPRAHFATGVIWLTDLAGAGAPPTRLISMLSGADSVWVLSEAQIVPLRQVVGARGAQVFAVPFGIDSEFFGTRPYPDRARVVSVGNDRDRDPATLYAALARVLAVRPDTEVIVQTTSDLAPPEGVRVIRHMPHAELRDLYATASVVVTSTRPNLHASGMTVALEALATGRPVVVTATPGMDQYVSEGRTGHLVPPGEPGELAAALLGLLADPTRAAELGRNGRVEVERHFTTQIMVAALVQGLRQRV
- a CDS encoding glycosyltransferase family 2 protein, which translates into the protein MSIVHGRFAVVVVNYASTGLLRRNLVTVEREARTIDPDAIVIVVDNWSGAQERRAVGDVAKEHGWLLVEPDTNSGFGGGVNIGVTRALAEGATDVLVINPDAHIDGDSLRLLAAATADSRTTLASPVIADSEGRTWFAGIDLLLEDGTMRARRKRVAGDTQPFEPWLSGACLWITRELWELSGGFDDDYFLYWEDVDFSRRVVAAGGELALVEDARAVHDEGGTQRVEPEASRAKSEGYYYYNIRNRMLFAVRHLDDAAVQRWRRSIPRTAREVILRGGRRQLIQSPAPIRAYLRGVREARRIARVHGTDQKGRKWS
- the rfbB gene encoding dTDP-glucose 4,6-dehydratase, coding for MTRLLVTGGAGFIGSNFVHHVVEHTDAHVTVLDKLTYAGNRASLAGLPADRVEFVEGDIADPELVDVLFAKVDAVVHYAAESHNDNSLHDPRPFLDTNIIGTYTLLEAARRHDRRFHHISTDEVYGDLELDDPQRFTEQTPYNPSSPYSSTKAGSDLLVRAWVRSFGVQATLSNCSNNYGPYQHVEKFIPRQITNVLRGIRPKLYGAGQNVRDWIHADDHSSAVLTILEKGEIGETYLIGADGEKDNKSVVELILTQMGQPADAYDHVTDRAGHDLRYAIDSTKLRTELGWAPQFSDFESGLASTIEWYRDNEAWWAPAKDATESFYAAKGQ
- a CDS encoding glycosyltransferase; translated protein: MTRGPESSDVIAVTIGVPTYRRPELLDALLRTLPARIAECADLGIEIDVLVVDNDPEGSAREVATGTDLPVRYVVEQTPGIAAARNRILDECADRDLVAFIDDDEIPREAWLSALVSVWREYGADAVMGRVISVFDDDVDPWLLASGTFRRPPRQTGTVLQVAAAGNLLLDLRAIRRLGLRFDPSLGLGGGEDTLFSRQLARQGGRIVWCNESETEDLVVAARLSRAWAAQRAFSSANAGTRIQLQLTDGRFRRGLLRVRAMVGGIARIIVGGLRRAFGALTSNITHHARGTRLVHRGRGTIAAALGRRYDEYRRPSEDDTTMTDPASGIRVMQSLGAPRPTTNPYNKMLDEALGATEGLTRLRFSWGTALFGRYDAFHWHWPEAKLHGSTWWKSTGKFLLTTALVFRHRLSRRIAVVRTVHNIELPDDNAPRLWLLRFIDRHTDYRIVINETTPLPAGTPHSLILHGDYRGWYAKFPSAERVRGQLGSFGGIRRYKGLEGFIDAYAEAVATEPALSLRIGGRPSTPELGDDLRERTADLPGVDLHLDFLSDAELVQLATSSDLIVLAYRFMHNSGSVLAALSMDRPVLVPRNEANEALGREVGQDWVLMYDGDLDAPTVVEAWRAATMLTGSPDLSRRDWADAGRAHADAFREAVRVKRGAKR